In one Zobellia galactanivorans genomic region, the following are encoded:
- the pdxH gene encoding pyridoxamine 5'-phosphate oxidase, protein MQKDLGDYRKSYEKSALLEGAISENPMELFQKWFHETEASEGVDEPNAMTVSTIGLDGFPKSRVVLLKKFTYEGFIFYTNYNSEKGKAIAANPNVCVSFFWPNMERQVIIKGKAEKIAKNLSDGYFESRPDGSKLGALVSDQSSVIPSREILETKLKALEREYENKEILRPEHWGGYLVRPQSIEFWQGRPNRLHDRIRYVLVDQLDWKMERLAP, encoded by the coding sequence ATGCAAAAAGATTTAGGTGATTATCGTAAGTCATACGAAAAAAGTGCCCTTTTAGAAGGCGCTATTTCGGAAAACCCCATGGAGCTCTTTCAAAAATGGTTTCATGAAACCGAGGCTTCGGAAGGTGTAGATGAACCCAATGCCATGACGGTATCTACAATTGGTTTGGATGGCTTTCCGAAGAGCAGGGTGGTGTTGTTGAAGAAGTTCACTTACGAAGGCTTTATATTTTACACCAACTATAATAGCGAAAAGGGAAAGGCCATTGCGGCCAACCCGAATGTATGTGTATCCTTTTTTTGGCCGAATATGGAAAGGCAGGTCATTATTAAGGGAAAGGCCGAAAAAATTGCAAAAAATTTATCGGACGGTTATTTTGAGTCACGTCCTGACGGAAGTAAACTAGGGGCCTTGGTTTCAGATCAAAGTTCGGTTATTCCTTCCCGGGAAATCTTGGAAACCAAGTTGAAGGCACTCGAACGCGAGTACGAAAACAAAGAGATTCTTAGGCCCGAACACTGGGGTGGATACTTGGTCAGGCCCCAATCGATTGAGTTTTGGCAAGGTAGGCCCAATCGTTTACACGACCGTATAAGGTATGTGTTGGTGGATCAACTGGATTGGAAAATGGAGCGTTTGGCTCCCTAA
- a CDS encoding ribonuclease Z, translated as MKLHILGCYAATPRTLTNPTSQVLEIGNHMFLIDCGEGTQVQLRKLKLKFSRINHIFISHLHGDHFFGLPGLVSTFRLLGREKELHIYGPKGIKDAITLLLKLGDSWTNYHIHFHELTSAGPEVIFEDDKVSVETVPLTHRVYTNGFLFKEKLGERKLSVEAVAKYKVDKAYFQNIKNGRDVTMDDGTVLPNALLSFDPPKPKSYAYCSDTAYKPDIVGQIDHATALYHESTFLESEADLAVKTKHSTAKQAAAIAKSAHVERLILGHYSTRYKSIGLFRQEASEVFPDVELADDGKFFEF; from the coding sequence ATGAAATTGCACATTCTAGGTTGCTACGCAGCCACCCCGAGAACCTTGACCAACCCCACTTCACAGGTACTCGAAATAGGGAACCACATGTTTCTCATCGATTGCGGGGAAGGAACACAGGTGCAATTGCGCAAACTTAAGCTCAAATTTTCCCGCATCAACCATATTTTTATTTCGCACTTGCACGGCGACCACTTTTTTGGCCTGCCCGGATTGGTCTCTACTTTTAGGCTGTTGGGCAGGGAGAAGGAATTACATATTTACGGCCCCAAAGGTATCAAGGACGCCATTACGCTCTTATTAAAGTTGGGTGATTCGTGGACAAACTACCATATCCATTTTCATGAACTGACAAGTGCCGGACCCGAAGTTATTTTTGAGGATGACAAGGTAAGTGTAGAGACCGTTCCCTTGACCCATAGGGTGTATACCAATGGTTTTCTTTTTAAGGAAAAATTGGGCGAGCGAAAGCTGAGTGTAGAAGCCGTAGCTAAGTATAAGGTCGATAAGGCCTATTTTCAAAATATTAAAAATGGGCGCGATGTAACCATGGACGACGGTACCGTTTTGCCGAATGCCTTGTTGAGCTTTGATCCGCCGAAACCCAAGAGTTATGCCTATTGTAGCGATACGGCCTACAAGCCTGATATTGTGGGGCAAATTGACCATGCTACGGCACTGTACCACGAATCTACTTTCTTGGAGTCTGAGGCCGACTTGGCGGTAAAAACCAAGCATAGTACGGCCAAGCAAGCGGCAGCAATCGCGAAATCGGCCCATGTAGAACGACTTATTTTGGGGCATTATTCTACACGTTACAAATCGATCGGGCTTTTTAGGCAAGAAGCCTCGGAAGTCTTCCCTGATGTAGAACTTGCCGATGATGGTAAGTTTTTTGAGTTTTAG
- a CDS encoding DUF3291 domain-containing protein, with the protein MSDYHLSQVNIARMLAPIDSPVMADFVKDLDRINGIADKSTGFIWRLKGDENNATALRVFEDDFLIINMSVWESKEALFNFTYASQHAGVLKRKKEWFHSMADMHMCLWYIEKGHVPTPEEAKQRLNYLNTHGESPYAFSFKGQFSAEDALKYSPKN; encoded by the coding sequence ATGAGTGACTATCACCTATCTCAAGTAAACATCGCAAGAATGCTTGCACCTATCGACAGCCCGGTAATGGCCGATTTCGTCAAAGATTTGGATCGTATCAACGGTATTGCCGATAAGAGTACGGGGTTTATTTGGAGATTAAAGGGTGATGAAAACAACGCAACGGCCTTGCGGGTCTTTGAAGATGATTTCTTGATCATCAATATGTCCGTTTGGGAATCCAAGGAAGCCTTGTTCAATTTTACGTACGCCTCACAACATGCCGGTGTGCTCAAGCGAAAAAAGGAATGGTTTCACAGTATGGCCGATATGCATATGTGCCTTTGGTATATAGAAAAAGGACATGTGCCTACGCCCGAAGAGGCAAAACAACGCTTAAACTATCTTAATACACACGGCGAGTCTCCGTACGCCTTTAGTTTTAAAGGGCAATTTTCAGCTGAAGACGCTTTGAAATATTCGCCCAAGAACTAA
- a CDS encoding aspartate carbamoyltransferase catalytic subunit → MAELSVKHLLGIKYLNEKDIHLIFETADHFKEVINRSIKKVPSLRDITIANIFFENSTRTKLSFELAEKRLSADVINFSAGQSSVKKGETLIDTVNNILSMKVDMVVMRHPNPGAGIFLSKHVNASIVNAGDGAHEHPTQALLDSYSIREKLGDVAGKKVVIVGDILHSRVALSNIFALKLQGAEVKVCGPKTLLPKYIESLGVSVETDLRKALEWCDVANMLRIQNERLDISYFPTTREYTQQFGVNKKMLDSLDKEIVIMHPGPINRGVEITSDVADSKQSIILNQVENGVAVRMAVIYLLASKIK, encoded by the coding sequence ATGGCGGAACTGAGTGTAAAACACTTATTAGGAATCAAATATCTAAATGAAAAAGATATTCATCTCATATTTGAGACCGCCGATCATTTTAAAGAGGTAATCAACCGTTCCATCAAAAAAGTACCGTCACTACGTGACATTACCATTGCCAATATCTTTTTTGAGAACAGTACGCGAACCAAATTATCTTTTGAACTTGCCGAAAAAAGATTGTCGGCGGATGTCATTAACTTTTCGGCGGGCCAATCATCGGTAAAAAAAGGGGAAACCCTTATAGATACCGTTAACAATATTCTTTCGATGAAGGTCGACATGGTGGTCATGCGCCATCCGAACCCCGGGGCGGGCATTTTTTTGTCCAAACACGTGAACGCGAGTATTGTAAATGCGGGTGACGGGGCCCATGAGCACCCGACACAGGCATTGTTGGACTCTTACTCCATTCGTGAAAAACTCGGTGATGTGGCAGGTAAGAAAGTTGTTATTGTTGGTGATATTCTTCACTCTAGGGTGGCCCTGTCAAATATTTTTGCCTTAAAATTGCAAGGTGCCGAGGTTAAGGTCTGTGGCCCTAAGACTTTGTTGCCCAAATATATTGAGTCGCTTGGGGTAAGTGTAGAGACCGATTTGAGAAAGGCGCTTGAATGGTGCGACGTGGCCAATATGCTGCGCATACAGAACGAGCGTTTGGATATCAGCTACTTCCCCACCACTAGGGAGTATACCCAACAGTTCGGGGTAAACAAGAAAATGCTCGATAGTTTAGATAAGGAAATCGTTATTATGCATCCCGGACCAATTAATAGGGGAGTGGAAATTACGAGCGATGTGGCCGATTCAAAACAAAGTATTATCTTGAACCAAGTAGAAAATGGTGTAGCGGTTCGTATGGCAGTGATTTATTTGTTAGCTTCAAAAATTAAATGA
- the pyrR gene encoding bifunctional pyr operon transcriptional regulator/uracil phosphoribosyltransferase PyrR, which translates to MGQKVLLSEKEINIILHRLACQLLENHLDFKDTVLIGIQPRGTFVAERLTKILKEEYGVKEIKSGFLDITFYRDDFRRGDKTLEATKTKIDFLVEDKKVVLIDDVLYTGRSIRSALTAIQSFGRPSEIELLTLIDRRFSRHLPIQPNYRGRQVDAINDEKVKVLWKENDGEDVIYLINK; encoded by the coding sequence ATGGGGCAAAAAGTACTTCTTTCTGAAAAAGAAATAAACATCATACTCCATCGTTTGGCATGTCAACTCCTCGAAAATCACCTTGATTTTAAAGACACCGTACTCATAGGTATACAGCCTAGGGGCACCTTCGTGGCGGAAAGATTGACCAAAATATTGAAGGAGGAATATGGTGTAAAGGAAATTAAATCAGGTTTTCTTGATATTACCTTCTATAGGGACGATTTTAGGAGGGGCGATAAGACCTTGGAGGCAACCAAGACCAAAATCGACTTTTTGGTCGAAGATAAAAAGGTCGTCCTTATTGATGATGTTCTGTATACCGGGCGGAGTATTCGTTCGGCCCTTACGGCCATCCAGTCTTTCGGCAGGCCTTCGGAAATAGAGTTGTTGACCCTTATCGATAGACGGTTCAGTAGGCACTTGCCTATTCAGCCCAATTACAGGGGGCGTCAAGTCGATGCTATCAACGATGAAAAAGTTAAGGTGCTCTGGAAGGAGAACGACGGTGAAGACGTGATATATTTGATAAATAAATAA
- the rpsA gene encoding 30S ribosomal protein S1, translating to MAEEKTTAQVEETAEAKQEVKEQAPKQDPKEFLENFDWDKYEEGIERVDDSKLEEFEKLVAENFVDTADEEVVEGKVVYLTDREAIIDINAKSEGVISLNEFRYNPNLKVGDKVEVLIDIREDKSGQLVLSHRKARTIMAWDRVNAAHDKEEIVSGFVKCRTKGGMIVDVFGIEAFLPGSQIDVKPIRDYDQYVGKTMEFKVVKINHEFKNVVVSHKALIEADIEEQKKEIISQLEKGQVLEGVVKNITSYGVFVDLGGVDGLVHITDLSWSRINHPNEVVELDQKINVVILDFDENKSRIQLGMKQLEKHPWDALSDEIKIGDKVKGKVVVIADYGAFIEVVEGVEGLIHVSEMSWSTHLRSAQDFVNVGDEVEAVVLTLDREDRKMSLGIKQLTPDPWTDITTKYPVGSRHTGIVRNFTNFGVFVEMEEGIDGLIYISDLSWTKKIKHPSEFVSVGDKMEVEVLELDVEGRKLSLGHKQTTENPWDKYEAEFAVGTSHTAAITDIVDKGATIDFNEDITAFVPQRHLEKEDGSKLGKGEEAEFKIIEFNKDFKRVVASHTAIFREEEQRNIKAAQKKAAAAADEAKPTLGDANEQLQALKDKMEGKTK from the coding sequence ATGGCTGAAGAAAAAACAACAGCTCAGGTAGAAGAAACTGCCGAAGCAAAACAAGAAGTAAAAGAACAAGCTCCGAAACAAGATCCAAAAGAATTTTTGGAAAATTTTGATTGGGACAAGTACGAAGAAGGTATCGAACGAGTAGATGACTCTAAATTAGAGGAATTTGAAAAGTTGGTAGCTGAAAACTTCGTAGACACTGCCGATGAAGAGGTAGTTGAAGGTAAAGTCGTCTATTTGACCGACCGTGAGGCGATCATAGACATCAATGCCAAATCTGAAGGTGTTATTTCGTTGAACGAATTCCGTTACAACCCAAACTTAAAAGTGGGTGATAAGGTTGAAGTTCTTATCGATATACGTGAAGATAAAAGTGGCCAATTGGTACTTTCGCACAGAAAGGCCAGAACTATTATGGCTTGGGACCGTGTGAATGCGGCCCACGATAAAGAAGAAATTGTTAGTGGTTTCGTTAAGTGTAGAACTAAAGGTGGTATGATCGTTGATGTTTTTGGCATCGAAGCGTTCTTGCCAGGTTCTCAAATCGATGTGAAGCCTATTCGTGACTACGATCAATACGTAGGTAAGACAATGGAATTCAAAGTGGTTAAGATCAACCACGAATTCAAGAACGTTGTAGTATCTCACAAAGCCTTGATCGAAGCCGATATCGAAGAGCAGAAGAAAGAGATCATCAGCCAATTGGAAAAAGGACAGGTGTTAGAAGGTGTTGTGAAAAACATCACTTCTTACGGTGTGTTCGTTGACCTTGGTGGTGTTGATGGTTTGGTGCACATTACCGACCTTTCTTGGAGCCGTATCAACCACCCGAACGAGGTTGTGGAATTGGATCAGAAAATCAACGTTGTTATACTTGATTTTGATGAGAACAAATCTAGAATCCAGTTGGGTATGAAGCAATTGGAGAAACATCCTTGGGATGCCTTGAGCGACGAAATCAAAATTGGAGACAAAGTAAAAGGTAAAGTAGTTGTAATCGCTGATTACGGTGCGTTTATCGAGGTTGTTGAAGGTGTTGAAGGTTTGATCCACGTTTCTGAAATGTCATGGTCTACGCACTTGCGTTCTGCCCAAGACTTCGTAAACGTTGGTGATGAGGTCGAAGCTGTGGTGTTGACATTAGATCGTGAGGATCGTAAAATGTCTCTTGGTATCAAGCAATTGACGCCAGACCCATGGACTGATATTACTACGAAATACCCTGTTGGTTCAAGACACACAGGTATCGTAAGAAACTTTACCAACTTCGGCGTTTTTGTTGAAATGGAAGAAGGTATCGACGGTTTGATCTACATTTCTGACCTTTCTTGGACGAAGAAAATCAAGCACCCATCTGAATTTGTATCCGTTGGAGACAAAATGGAGGTTGAGGTATTGGAGTTGGATGTTGAAGGTCGTAAGCTTAGCTTAGGTCACAAACAGACAACTGAAAACCCATGGGATAAGTATGAGGCTGAATTTGCAGTCGGAACTTCTCACACGGCGGCCATTACCGATATCGTTGATAAAGGTGCTACCATCGACTTTAACGAAGACATTACGGCATTTGTACCGCAACGTCACTTGGAAAAAGAAGACGGAAGCAAGCTTGGTAAAGGCGAAGAGGCTGAATTCAAGATTATTGAGTTCAACAAAGACTTTAAAAGGGTTGTTGCAAGCCACACCGCTATTTTCCGTGAAGAAGAGCAGCGTAACATCAAAGCCGCTCAGAAGAAAGCTGCTGCAGCTGCAGACGAGGCTAAACCTACTTTAGGTGATGCTAACGAGCAATTGCAAGCTTTGAAAGATAAGATGGAAGGTAAGACTAAATAA
- a CDS encoding LysM peptidoglycan-binding domain-containing protein — protein sequence MSVKAKYQEVLNLGEQLGIKNGDVKEESGVLKIKGEAGTQYEKNLLWDKIKQLGGENPSDVQANITVSDTSVYHRHTVKSGESLSKIAKQYYGDPMKYKQIFAANTGVLDNPDVIHPDQVLVIPNI from the coding sequence ATGAGTGTTAAAGCAAAATATCAAGAGGTTTTAAATCTTGGTGAGCAACTAGGTATAAAGAATGGCGACGTTAAGGAAGAAAGCGGCGTTTTAAAGATAAAAGGAGAAGCCGGAACCCAATACGAAAAAAACCTATTATGGGACAAAATCAAGCAATTGGGCGGTGAAAATCCTTCTGACGTACAGGCGAATATTACGGTTTCCGATACTTCGGTCTACCACAGACATACCGTCAAAAGCGGCGAATCTTTGAGCAAAATTGCCAAGCAATATTATGGTGACCCAATGAAGTACAAGCAAATCTTTGCGGCCAATACGGGCGTACTTGACAATCCTGATGTAATTCACCCAGATCAAGTTCTTGTTATTCCGAATATCTAA
- the cmk gene encoding (d)CMP kinase, whose amino-acid sequence MSKITIAIDGFSSTGKSTLAKQLAKALGYVYVDTGAMYRAVTLFAMRNGFIGGESEKLEDLVQLLPKIKLRFEPNEALGFSEMYLNGENIEKQIRTLEVSNYVSRVAEIEQVRYKLVEMQKEMGKEKGVVMDGRDIGTVVFPDAELKVFMTASPQARATRRYKELLDRGEKVSYEEVLENVQKRDYIDSNREFSPLRKADDAIEFDNSDMGLKEQFERLLSIARRFIERA is encoded by the coding sequence ATGTCTAAGATTACGATTGCCATCGATGGCTTTTCTTCTACCGGTAAAAGTACCTTGGCCAAACAATTGGCCAAGGCCCTAGGTTATGTTTATGTAGATACAGGGGCCATGTACAGGGCGGTAACCTTGTTCGCCATGCGTAACGGTTTTATAGGAGGTGAAAGCGAAAAACTGGAAGATTTGGTACAATTGCTTCCCAAAATAAAATTGCGGTTCGAACCCAATGAAGCATTGGGGTTCTCGGAAATGTACCTTAACGGGGAAAACATCGAGAAACAGATACGTACGCTCGAGGTCTCTAATTATGTGAGCCGAGTAGCGGAAATTGAACAGGTGCGCTACAAACTGGTAGAGATGCAAAAGGAGATGGGCAAGGAAAAAGGCGTGGTTATGGACGGTAGGGATATCGGTACCGTGGTCTTTCCCGATGCCGAGCTCAAGGTCTTTATGACCGCATCGCCCCAGGCACGTGCTACCCGTAGGTACAAGGAGCTGTTGGATAGGGGGGAGAAGGTCTCTTACGAAGAAGTACTCGAAAATGTACAGAAACGGGATTACATCGACTCCAACCGTGAGTTTTCCCCACTGCGGAAAGCCGATGATGCCATTGAGTTCGACAATAGCGATATGGGCTTGAAAGAACAGTTCGAGCGCTTGTTGAGCATAGCCAGGCGTTTTATAGAAAGAGCATAA
- the lon gene encoding endopeptidase La yields the protein MGDSKFTNFDNMSLQSIDEDAELIPLLTSEDEEEMSNEVLPETLPILPLRNTVLFPGVVIPITAGRDSSINLIKDANNGSKVIGVVSQKDKDTEKPTVNDINVLGTVARILRVLKMPDGNTTVILQGKKRFEVAEVLTEKPYITATVRETSEERPDHNDPEFLAIIESIKDLALRIIRDNPNIPSEASFAIKNIQSNSFLINFVSSNLNLNVDDKQELLEINNLQERALATLKHMNLELQKLELKNDIQSKVRNDMDQQQREYFLHQQMKTIQEELGGVSHDDEIFEMRKKAKKKKWDDKVKEHFDKELSKMQRMNPQVAEYSIQRNYLDLFLDLPWNEFSKDKFDLKRAQRILDRDHYGLEDVKQRIIEYLAVLKLRNDMKSPILCLYGPPGVGKTSLGKSVAEALGREYVRISLGGLRDEAEIRGHRKTYIGAMPGRIVQSLKKAGTSNPVFILDEIDKLSSSHQGDPSSAMLEVLDPEQNNEFYDNFLEMGYDLSKVMFIATANNLSTIQPALRDRMEIINVTGYTIEEKVEIAKRHLLPKQLKEHGLTSKDLTIGKPQLEKIVEGYTRESGVRSLEKQIAKMVRYAAKNIAIEEEYEVKVTNAIVEKVLGPARLERDKYENNDIAGVVTGLAWTSVGGDILFIESILSKGKGALNITGNLGKVMKESATIAMEYIKSNAERFGIDSEVFDKYNVHIHVPEGATPKDGPSAGVTMLTSLVSLFTQKKVKKSLAMTGEITLRGKVLPVGGIKEKILAAKRARIKEIILCKDNEKDILEIKKEYLKGLKFHYVTDMHEVIDIAITGQKVKNAKKL from the coding sequence ATGGGAGATTCTAAATTCACGAATTTTGACAATATGTCGCTACAGTCCATCGATGAAGATGCTGAGCTAATACCACTTTTGACCTCTGAGGATGAAGAGGAAATGAGCAACGAGGTGTTGCCAGAAACACTTCCGATACTTCCGCTTCGTAACACGGTACTCTTTCCTGGGGTGGTTATTCCTATTACCGCGGGAAGGGATAGTTCGATCAACTTGATCAAAGATGCGAACAACGGTTCGAAGGTAATAGGTGTGGTGTCGCAAAAAGATAAGGATACCGAAAAACCCACCGTTAACGATATTAATGTATTGGGTACGGTGGCACGGATCCTAAGGGTGCTCAAAATGCCCGATGGGAATACGACCGTAATCTTACAAGGGAAAAAGCGTTTTGAAGTGGCCGAGGTATTAACCGAGAAGCCATATATAACCGCTACCGTTAGGGAAACCTCGGAAGAGAGACCTGATCATAACGATCCCGAATTTTTGGCGATTATAGAGTCGATCAAAGATTTGGCGCTTCGTATTATTCGAGATAATCCCAATATCCCGAGTGAAGCTTCTTTCGCTATAAAGAACATTCAAAGCAATTCGTTCTTGATCAATTTTGTTTCGAGCAACTTGAACCTCAATGTAGACGATAAGCAAGAACTTCTTGAAATCAACAACCTACAAGAGCGTGCCCTTGCCACCTTAAAGCATATGAACCTTGAGCTACAGAAATTGGAGCTCAAGAACGATATTCAATCGAAGGTGCGTAACGATATGGACCAACAACAGCGCGAATATTTCTTGCATCAGCAAATGAAGACCATTCAGGAAGAATTGGGAGGGGTTTCACATGATGATGAAATCTTCGAGATGCGCAAGAAGGCCAAAAAGAAAAAGTGGGATGATAAGGTCAAGGAGCATTTTGATAAGGAATTGTCAAAGATGCAACGAATGAATCCGCAAGTGGCGGAATATTCGATCCAAAGAAACTATTTAGACCTGTTTTTGGATTTGCCTTGGAACGAGTTTTCAAAGGATAAATTCGATTTGAAAAGGGCCCAGCGAATATTGGACCGTGATCATTACGGATTGGAAGATGTCAAACAAAGGATTATCGAGTATCTGGCGGTTCTAAAATTGAGGAATGATATGAAATCCCCCATATTATGTCTTTACGGCCCTCCTGGGGTGGGTAAGACCTCTTTGGGGAAATCGGTTGCCGAAGCTTTGGGACGTGAATACGTAAGGATATCCTTGGGTGGATTAAGGGATGAAGCGGAAATACGCGGACACCGTAAAACCTATATCGGGGCCATGCCCGGTAGGATCGTACAAAGCCTTAAAAAGGCGGGTACTTCCAACCCGGTCTTTATTCTTGATGAGATAGATAAACTCTCTAGTAGTCATCAAGGCGACCCGTCGTCCGCCATGTTGGAAGTTTTGGATCCGGAGCAGAACAATGAGTTTTACGACAATTTCCTTGAAATGGGCTACGACTTGTCAAAAGTAATGTTCATTGCCACGGCCAACAACTTGTCTACCATTCAACCCGCACTTCGTGATCGAATGGAGATAATAAACGTTACGGGCTATACCATTGAGGAAAAAGTGGAAATTGCCAAACGACATTTGCTTCCGAAGCAATTGAAGGAGCACGGTCTTACTTCAAAAGACCTGACGATAGGCAAGCCGCAATTAGAGAAGATCGTTGAAGGGTATACGCGTGAATCGGGTGTACGTTCATTAGAGAAACAGATTGCCAAAATGGTGCGCTATGCGGCCAAGAATATCGCCATTGAAGAAGAGTACGAGGTAAAGGTTACCAATGCGATTGTTGAAAAGGTATTGGGGCCTGCCCGCTTGGAACGCGATAAGTACGAGAATAACGATATTGCAGGGGTTGTAACCGGCCTTGCGTGGACAAGTGTTGGAGGGGATATTCTTTTTATCGAATCCATTCTGTCAAAAGGAAAGGGCGCCTTGAACATTACCGGTAATTTGGGTAAGGTGATGAAGGAATCGGCAACGATCGCTATGGAATATATTAAATCGAATGCCGAAAGATTTGGCATCGATTCAGAAGTGTTCGATAAGTACAATGTGCATATTCACGTGCCGGAAGGGGCTACCCCAAAAGACGGGCCAAGTGCCGGTGTAACCATGTTGACCTCACTGGTTTCATTGTTTACACAAAAGAAAGTGAAGAAGAGCCTGGCCATGACCGGGGAGATTACGCTTCGTGGCAAGGTCTTGCCAGTGGGGGGTATCAAAGAAAAAATCCTAGCGGCCAAACGGGCCAGAATCAAGGAGATTATTCTTTGCAAAGACAACGAAAAGGATATCTTGGAAATAAAAAAAGAGTATCTTAAGGGTCTCAAATTCCATTATGTTACCGATATGCACGAAGTAATAGATATTGCTATTACAGGGCAAAAGGTTAAGAATGCTAAAAAACTCTAA
- a CDS encoding RNA polymerase sigma factor, which translates to MSQQREHIDTLLQQCLDGNQSAQLEVYNRYYKAMYNTALRIIKQSDEAEDIMQESFLNAFTKLHTFKGEVTFGSWLKRIVINNSIYHYRKRSKKNEVALEDVLHKVEDNEVDASGPHEFTELKAQKVMETMKRLKDNYRISLTLYLIEGYDYEEICEIMNMSYANCRTTISRAKESLRNKLIQA; encoded by the coding sequence TTGAGCCAACAAAGAGAACATATCGATACATTGTTACAACAGTGTCTTGACGGGAACCAAAGTGCCCAGCTTGAAGTTTATAACCGCTATTACAAAGCCATGTACAATACGGCTTTGCGGATTATAAAACAAAGCGATGAAGCCGAAGACATTATGCAGGAATCGTTTTTGAACGCGTTCACGAAACTGCACACATTCAAAGGTGAGGTCACATTTGGTTCTTGGTTAAAACGGATTGTAATCAACAACAGTATCTACCATTACAGAAAACGTTCAAAAAAGAACGAGGTTGCCCTGGAAGATGTGTTACACAAGGTCGAAGACAATGAAGTAGATGCTAGCGGCCCCCATGAGTTTACGGAACTGAAGGCTCAAAAAGTGATGGAAACCATGAAGCGGCTTAAAGACAACTATCGAATTTCTTTGACCTTATATCTTATTGAAGGTTATGATTATGAGGAGATTTGCGAAATAATGAATATGAGTTATGCCAATTGCAGAACGACTATTTCAAGGGCCAAAGAAAGCCTTAGAAATAAATTGATACAAGCTTGA
- a CDS encoding nucleotide exchange factor GrpE — translation MKKDNIDHLFEDLNGSFDHETPAAGHELRFLQKLNAQKGSISLKTQKRTWYRPMGIAACLLVLLALGIGLFRPEPSLEEKVAKISPEISRTGFYFASLIEEQVNELQNETSPETKKIVDDTMVQLNKLEADYKQLEEDLINGGNSKAILSAMITNFQTRINLLEDVLDTIETIKNLKKYDDSTTI, via the coding sequence ATGAAAAAAGATAATATAGACCACCTTTTTGAAGACCTGAACGGTTCATTTGACCATGAAACCCCGGCAGCAGGCCATGAACTGAGGTTTCTTCAAAAATTGAACGCCCAAAAGGGTTCGATCAGTTTGAAGACCCAAAAAAGAACATGGTACAGACCCATGGGCATTGCCGCCTGTTTACTGGTACTCCTTGCGCTCGGAATAGGCCTTTTTCGGCCCGAGCCCTCCTTAGAGGAAAAAGTGGCCAAAATATCACCGGAGATTTCAAGAACCGGATTTTATTTCGCCAGCCTGATCGAAGAGCAGGTAAACGAGCTACAAAACGAAACCTCCCCCGAAACAAAGAAAATCGTAGATGACACTATGGTTCAGCTCAATAAATTGGAAGCCGATTACAAACAACTGGAAGAAGACCTTATCAATGGGGGCAATAGCAAGGCCATTCTAAGCGCCATGATTACCAATTTCCAGACCCGCATCAATCTTTTGGAAGATGTTCTCGACACCATTGAAACTATTAAAAATTTAAAAAAATACGATGACAGCACAACAATATAA